ACAGATGTGGGAAGCACTTTCTCAGGTTTTGTATTTAAACCTCTCTCGTAATCATATCCATGGTGAGATTGGGACTACATTAAAGAATCCAATATCTATCCCAACTATTGATCTAAGCTCAAATCACTTGTGTGGTAAATTACCCTATCTTTCAAGTAATGTGCTTCAGTTGGATCTTTCAAGCAATTCATTCTCCGAATCCATGAATGACTTTTTATGTAACGATCAGGACGAGCCAATGCAATTAGAATTTCTGAATCTTGCATCAAATAATTTGTCAGGAGAGATACCTGATTGCTGGATGGATTGGACATCTCTTGTGGATGTAAATTTACAAAGCAACCATTTTGTTGGGAACTTACCCCAATCCATGGGTTCCTTGGCAGAGCTGCAGTCTTTACAAATTCATAACAACACACTCTCAGGAATATTTCCAACCAGTTTGAAGAAGAATAACCAATTGATATCCTTGGACCTTGGGGCAAATAATCTTTCAGGAACTATTCCAACATGGGTTGGAGAAAACctcttaaatttgaaaatcctCCGCCTTCGATCAAACAGATTTGCCAGCCACATTCCAAGTGAAATATGTCAGATGAGTCATCTTCAGGTTTTAGACCTTGCAGAAAACAATCTGTCTGGCAATATACCGAGCTGTTTCAGTAACTTGAGTGCCATGGCACTAAAGAACCAAAGTACAGATCCTCGTATCTATTCTCAAGCACAATATGGTAGGCGTTACTCTTCCACGCAAAGTATAGTTAGTGTGCTACTATGGCTGAAAGGAAGAAGAGATGAGTACAGAAACATTCTGGGTTTGGTAACAAGCATTGATCTGTCAAGTAACAAGTTATTAGGGGAAATACCAAGAGAAATCACATATCTAAatggattgaattttttaaacttgTCCCACAACCAATTTATTGGTCATATCCCACAAGGTATAGGTAATATGAGATCATTACAGTCCATTGATTTTTCGAGGAATCAACTTTCTGGTGAAATCCCTCCAACCATTGCAAATTTGAGCTTTCTGAGCATGCTAGACTTGTCTTACAATCATTTGAAGGGAAAAATTCCAACAGGAACTCAATTGCAAACCTTTAATGCCTCCAGCTTTATCGGCAACAATCTATGTGGTCCACCACTGCCCGTAAACTGCAGCTCCAATGGGAAAACCCATAGTTATGAAGGAAGTGATGGGCATGGAGTGAATTGGTTTTTTGTCAGTATGACAATTGGATTTATTGTGGGATTCTGGATAGTGATTGCTCCTTTGCTGATTTGTAGATCATGGCGGTATgcctattttcatttccttgatCATGTGTGGTTCAAACTTCAATCTTTTCGCTCAGGTATTATCACTGTTTAGTGTTGCTTAGAATACTCCGATGTTTTATCATTGTATTGGCAGGTTGATCAATTTGTAGTCATtgctatcttctttttttcaaatttaagagCCTTATTTAAATTCTGttcaaataacaattaataCTGTTATTTGAACAACATAGAcattatcttcattttttttccttcattttttaattatataattgcattaaatatttatatatatatacaaaactaTCATCTATATAATTCTATTTCTATTGAACATGATagattatctttaataaaaaaaatacttgtgatttaaaaataaaaaactataacacaacatcaatttttacattgctaattaactaaaaataattctaatttttatcattgaatgcatgaattatattgtaacaaaaacaaattgatCTAATATTGTATGTagttacttttgttttgtaattatttttatcttttatgaatACGCATCTAAAAAACATTTTCAGAACTGAACacacaaaataatatatgattataaattgtctaataaattataagttttgtCTTTCATGTATGCACAGGTGTGTTTCTTCCCAAATTGTGCAAATGCTGGTCGACAAATGGGTGAGATCAAAAGCTCAGGTATGGTGGCTGCAGAACCTGTGCACTCTCTTCAATTTCTCCACAACCTTTTGATGATGTAGATCTCTCAGATGAACCTGCCGTTGCTCCATTCCCGCAATACTAAGTAGTAGTATTTTTCTTAATGCTAgcaagaaataatttaaatgggTGTATTTTGATGCTTAATGCGTGTTTAGTTTGTAATAAGGATGTTGCGCTACACACCAATATGGAATGCGtcattaatttatgtattctgTTTTGTACAAAATTTTAATGCTGGAAGTGGTCTCTCGGACTCTTCCCATTGAAAACCAGTGTAGCcagctttcattatttttggttaaTATATATAGATTGTTCTTTAGTACTGATTGGTCTGAATAGAGTAATAGATTCTAATTCTTTAAATGAATGGttaagaatttgaattttatcaacTTTTAGTTCTTCATCCTTCTAcgaattttattattagtatctCAATTATCTTTTGGGCGGTCTTAATCTATATTTCTGTTTGTCATTGCTTAGtcactttcataaaaaaaaatcactgttAAACGATGTAATAATCATATGATTTCTCACTTGGGTTATGACCTAAAAATCATGTGATGAAATTTTAAGgtattacaaatattttgtcAGCGTaaaactgctaaataaataaaattttgacaaaaaagaagaaaaaggatgtataataaacaaaatcaataattcACAATACACAAATTAACCTTTTAGcatgttattattatatcaaaacctttttttttttggtacctTTCAATTTGTCATTCAAGTCTAGAAGGACCTATGTGTGGACATCTAAAGGACACCATTTATGGgtgaaaaatttcaaaatttgtttaTCGTACAGAGCaggattttatataaatatataagtggAGTTACAATTATCACTGCGTGCCATCAATGTTATTCACAATACCCATGTGGGTAgaaaattaggaaatttcagaagtattttttttaatggaaaaataattttgttatacaaatatataatagaatCATATTTTTGTGACATTGTTGGGGACATAAGTTTTTTACTACAAAACTGTATTTTCGTTATTATAATAAAAGGGATGTAAAGTGAAATGCAACCGAGATACAATTCtattattgttataataaaGGAGTGTAAAACAAGGTAATGagaaaaggattttattttaattattgaatatacACCCAATATAATCTTGATTTcgtttcaatttaattattttacaaccCCTTTATTCCgtgtatattttaataaacaaaaccatgtTTCCATTTAGACCATTGTCACCCTCCATCCCTTTCAAGTCTTTCTTCTTGCTCCCTTAACTTGCACATCCCCTCCCCACTTCTTTCATTTTCAGCAAGCGTCACACAAATCTCTGCCACTCGTGGCGCAATGCCATCTCTACACTGTGCAGCAATCTGACTCAAAGAAAAAAGTGGAGTCGTCATCATCTGAATAGCTCAAGCAACTTCCATGGTGGTGGCATCTCACTCTCTCTACCTTCCTTAACCAGAAAtggaaaaataactaaaaagaaaagaaccatAACCGCAACACACAACTGCAAAGAACAATAGTAGCCCCATATATAAGTGATTATATGTGTGATACAACAAAATCCAGGATAGATAAAACAATAACCCATACCAATTATACAAATtacaattaagttaattattatttttacatattttgatgTACAATAAATAGCACCAACACAACAATGTTAtatttactaatatattttttaatattaactattttaatacaattaataCTGTTATTTGAACAACATAGAcattatcttcattttttttccttcaccgTCTTCACCCATCTttctttgttataaaaaatgtaacaattacagtaaaaattaatttcttatgaaACATGCTTCATTtagcttattttaaaaattaatgtaataacatttttatcagttgtaaataaagaagagtatttattctaaaaattaagaattatataAACATACACTTAGTATTGGATATGACTTTACACTCCATgtaaaacaaattcaataaacGACACCTGAATCTTTTGTTCATAAATTTAGGGACATTACATGAAAGGTGCAtagatttttctagtagtgtcacAGTCCTACTATTGTACGTATCCCGCTTTTTACTCCTTTTCAGAATGATAGATACCACCACGCTTTTTGTTTCTGGTTCTATACTCCTTTCAGGACAGATTCCTCCATGAACAGTGGTATTTGGCCAAAGAGAGTTAAGTAGGTACGTATAAAAAACAATTCGACACGCAAATTTCCAAACAGAGCACTAAATTAAATGGAAAATATAACATACCAGGATataactaaatttgggtttaaaCGCGGGTGATCTACCACTGactaataagattttaaaaaacagtTTGCCATTGCAATTTCTACTTGATCATGATTTACTAAACATATTCTTTGAGGAGTCTTCGTAATTGCAACAtgacaataattaattatgccTGTATCAATTATATCTGTCCCTAGTATTTTCCAATACAGAAAGTCACGAGAAAACTATAACAACTACTGTGGCCATAGTTTAAAAGCTACATTGACGTTCTAAAAGTAGGTGAAAGCATGCAGGTGATGCAACACAAACCTTGGGGTGGGGTCGATCCAATTCAGATGGCTATGACTAGGAGGATGGTCTAGCTATAGGCCCAaaatgtttgaactttgaatctACATTTGGGCATATATATGTGTACTCTTCCAAtacaaaacaattattttatatttttatcatttaatattcAGTCTCTCTTTTACACTATTAATACATAGACCTTGAGTGAGTTTATCAGATGTGCatcaagcatttttttttctgtggcCGTGCAAGATCTTTTACAGTTGCTGATGTGTGTAATTATAACCACCGCCATGATTGGTATGAGCCTCTGTCTAATGTTAAAGTAAAGCTTTTCTGCCTTTGATGAGTATTTAATTGACTCAATATAATTGTTGTAGATATAAACAATTGTACTTCATTATAAAGAGTTTTTATCTGCAATTTAAATAACACGTTTAATCGTAAAGTAAATAGTATATACGTACTCCGAACAATGGTGGAAACAAAACTAACAATGATCGACATGGTAGTTATCGgactaataatttaatattatgaatAACACAACAATTGATTATgggggaaataaaataaagtaaaaaaacttGTGTAAAAGACAGATACACTTTGATAAGGGAATCTAAATTGTTTAACAAAACATGAAACCATATTCGACTTAGTTGGAATTACAGTTAGAGTAACATGCAAGTAACTTTGTTACTTTGATTTTGATGTTACTCCACACCGGAAAAATGATATAGTAACATAACAAgcataattaattagatttctttattttacacaaagaatcaatttttaattttgttatatgttGTAATATATACTTTATAATATCAAGAGTCTAATCCATTTGATTCAACAGACTATACGTGAGCTGTTAGAatcaagaatttaaaattaattttattcattgaaaAATCATTGAACCCTAATCGATGAGGTTTAATCGTTAGTGGAAGCagagaatggagaatggagACACATGAGATGATGCAAGGAACAAAAGTTTATGCAAGTGCTATCAACCGACATGTTGGATTGATGGGCTTGTCCACTGGGCCACTGCATGGTCAATAATTTTTCCTACTCCAAAAGTGTTAAATCCTCTCATGTTATTGTACCCTTAGTAGTTATTTGTTTCTGACCGAGTCTCTTTAGTGTCCAATTTGCTGATGTGAAGGGTAGAAGGACCCAATGACAATgtcatcaaat
The Glycine max cultivar Williams 82 chromosome 16, Glycine_max_v4.0, whole genome shotgun sequence genome window above contains:
- the LOC100812094 gene encoding receptor-like protein EIX2; this encodes MWEALSQVLYLNLSRNHIHGEIGTTLKNPISIPTIDLSSNHLCGKLPYLSSNVLQLDLSSNSFSESMNDFLCNDQDEPMQLEFLNLASNNLSGEIPDCWMDWTSLVDVNLQSNHFVGNLPQSMGSLAELQSLQIHNNTLSGIFPTSLKKNNQLISLDLGANNLSGTIPTWVGENLLNLKILRLRSNRFASHIPSEICQMSHLQVLDLAENNLSGNIPSCFSNLSAMALKNQSTDPRIYSQAQYGRRYSSTQSIVSVLLWLKGRRDEYRNILGLVTSIDLSSNKLLGEIPREITYLNGLNFLNLSHNQFIGHIPQGIGNMRSLQSIDFSRNQLSGEIPPTIANLSFLSMLDLSYNHLKGKIPTGTQLQTFNASSFIGNNLCGPPLPVNCSSNGKTHSYEGSDGHGVNWFFVSMTIGFIVGFWIVIAPLLICRSWRYAYFHFLDHVWFKLQSFRSGVFLPKLCKCWSTNG